From one Triticum urartu cultivar G1812 chromosome 3, Tu2.1, whole genome shotgun sequence genomic stretch:
- the LOC125543231 gene encoding uncharacterized protein LOC125543231 isoform X4, giving the protein MTNSARRRRKSPSFHKTNSDESCSVDMSDSDVSSQSKSTRNSRRTSSKKLKRAATAEVKQTINWKCDPVKICDIIKQLCPEQLKWIEELGFGSFIDMIECKLPRKLTIWLMKRVDCDSKCLVFRNRKVSIVHAVENLLKLPALDKAVPMPRPGRVRDKPFRGKTKFKSATAGRGESLKEATDMMLTYKEEKDKDKFCSCFMKVILCAYLAPTTGYQINRSYLLGALKDLSDIPRMNWCRFAADYLIDAIRDSRGNKVHNLNVGGCVHILHLIYADLLKSDLVTIPEGYPRIKYVSSVVLEQIDNTGKKKTQDHCKFFESLLDDEKLEIFPTVEDHDDDIDDNAKSTHSMPLVTATISNVPCQEKHKLPQKVVQTSKKRPSDQSIDENLIKRIKKLEDHYTAERQKLITLSKRKLQNNLQQLEIKKTKEMAALVQEEIHKAMLPMNDDARAGSSLHNDDPTLTKGSIGTESPCHSNLDEVVLLSAKSAQCGHQTSTHVDAIPQLTAGTPSSPTFMNEIVQIGTHESPPATNLVNKENVKLDNFHPASSFVGQITQYEPSSSKEIIPTDQIVQAEPAACKDPFMERQETIERQDTFVANVLPASNICAVPHQPDLVPAVIIPTSSFILPNKDGDQVHSHIVEAEKNNIPSEDSSMLKIVGTDVQADTASVVPVSTNITGPGQGYPGDQPESNVFVVEHAKHDSIINVLHEVRNTVTTPTTVDVIPDTDFIAPKSTESASEILVADAHKATNMDSLAHNAASDVIQLQHTDKTTLEDEFQNQSNKQFGNLDVSKNEIESKKDIEIADSHATLKDVADISSPPLSIEIVGDVSIMSVSQMTREYDRMNVPGAATIDTTEHIAASTLHEVSRPEDTDKLIQPQHIVFETSVLPDHRSSSLDVLQIDHSNLLSSMPKPSTQPPGITLQIGQTSPKESSAMQDSDQKLLDKCVEMILGDIESSSCQSTQQEVANVAQNDLTGQKEEESQDHPSNNSVAEMENVLIMLVA; this is encoded by the exons ATGACTAATTCCGCACGCCGTCGCCGGAAATCTCCAAGCTTTCATAAAACCAACTCTGATGAAAGCTGTAGTGTGGACATGAGTGATAGTGATGTTTCCTCTCAATCAAAATCAACCAGGAATAGCCGTAGAACATCTTCAAAGAAACTTAAGAGAGCTGCTACCGCCGAAGTTAAGCAG ACCATCAACTGGAAATGCGATCCAGTGAAGATATGCGACATTATAAAACAACTATGTCCAGAACAGCTAAAATGGATAGAAGAATTGGGATTTGGATCATTCATCGACATGATTGAGTGCAAGTTACCAAGAAAGCTAACTATATGGCTGATGAAAAGAGTTGACTGTGACAGCAAGTGTCTAGTATTCAGAAACAGGAAGGTTTCTATAGTACATGCTGTTGAAAACCTGTTGAAGTTACCTGCTCTTGATAAAGCAGTTCCAATGCCCCGTCCCGGTAGGGTTCGTGACAAGCCTTTTAGAGGTAAAACTAAATTCAAGTCTGCTACGGCCGGAAGAGGAGAATCACTAAAGGAAGCGACAGACATGATGCTAACGTACAAAGAGGAGAAAGACAAGGACAAGTTTTGCTCATGTTTCATGAAAGTCATCCTATGCGCCTACTTAGCTCCAACGACTGGttaccaaattaatagaagttacCTGCTAGGAGCTTTGAAGGACTTGAGTGACATACCTCGTATGAATTGGTGTCGTTTTGCTGCTGACTACCTTATCGACGCAATTCGTGACTCAAGGGGAAACAAAGTGCACAACCTGAACGTCGGTGGATGCGTTCATATTCTACAT CTCATATATGCGGATCTACTTAAATCAGATTTAGTAACAATACCCGAGGGTTACCCAAGGATTAAATATGTGAGCTCGGTAGTACTGGAACAAATCGATAATACTGGAAAAAAGAAGACACAAGACCATTGCAAGTTCTTTGAGAGCTTACTA GACGATGAAAAGTTAGAAATTTTCCCAACTGTGGAAGACCATGATGATGATATTGATGATAACGCAAAATCTACACATTCCATGCCACTAGTTACAGCTACTATAAGTAATGTACCTTGCCAAGAGAAACATAAACTTCCGCAAAAGGTAGTACAAACTTCAAAGAAGCGCCCGTCAGATCAATCTATAGATGAG AATTTGATCAAACGGATTAAGAAGCTTGAAGACCACTACACAGCCGAGCGACAAAAGTTGATAACTTTGTCTAAACGCAAGCTTCAAAACAATCTGCAACAGCTTGAAATAAAGAAAACAAAGGAAATGGCAGCCTTGGTCCAGGAAGAGATTCATAAGGCTATGTTACCAATGAATGATGATGCACGTGCAGGAAGTTCTCTGCATAATGATGATCCCACTTTGACCAAAGGAAGTATAGGAACAGAAAGTCCATGTCACTCCAATCTAGATGAAGTTGTTCTGCTTTCTGCCAAGTCTGCTCAATGTGGTCACCAAACTAGCACTCATGTTGATGCCATCCCACAATTGACAGCTGGCACACCTTCATCTCCAACGTTCATGAATGAAATAGTACAAATTGGTACTCATGAATCACCACCAGCAACTAATTTGGTGAACAAAGAAAATGTCAAACTGGACAATTTCCATCCCGCTTCGTCATTTGTTGGTCAGATTACTCAGTACGAGCCTTCTTCTTCTAAAGAAATTATTCCCACCGATCAGATTGTTCAGGCTGAACCTGCTGCTTGTAAAGATCCATTCATGGAAAGACAAGAGACCATAGAAAGACAAGATACTTTTGTTGCCAATGTTCTACCGGCGTCAAATATATGTGCGGTTCCACATCAGCCAGATTTAGTCCCTGCAGTCATCATTCCCACAAGTTCTTTTATCCTTCCAAACAAGGATGGCGACCAAGTCCATTCACATATTGTTGAAGCTGAGAAAAACAACATACCGAGTGAAGATTCATCAATGCTGAAGATTGTTGGTACTGATGTTCAAGCGGACACTGCTTCTGTTGTACCTGTTAGTACTAATATCACTGGGCCTGGACAGGGCTACCCAGGGGATCAACCAGAGAGTAATGTATTTGTTGTTGAACATGCAAAACATGATTCCATAATAAATGTTTTGCATGAAGTACGTAATACCGTTACTACGCCAACAACTGTTGATGTAATTCCGGATACTGACTTCATTGCTCCAAAATCAACAGAATCTGCATCTGAAATACTTGTTGCTGATGCACATAAAGCTACAAATATGGATAGTTTGGCACACAATGCTGCCTCAGATGTTATTCAACTACAACATACAGACAAGACGACACTTGAAGATGAATTTCAGAACCAATCAAATAAGCAATTTGGAAATCTTGATGTCAGCAAAAATGAAATTGAATCGAAGAAAGATATTGAAATTGCTGATAGTCATGCCACTTTAAAAGATGTTGCAGATATTTCTTCACCACCTTTATCCATAGAAATAGTTGGTGATGTATCAATTATGTCAGTCAGTCAAATGACCAGGGAATATGATAGGATGAATGTACCAGGAGCTGCTACTATTGATACTACTGAACATATTGCTGCATCTACGCTACACGAAGTCTCAAGACCTGAAGATACTGACAAGCTTATTCAGCCTCAACATATTGTTTTCGAAACTTCAGTTCTCCCCGACCACAGATCCTCCAGTTTGGATGTTTTGCAGATAGACCATTCAAATTTACTTTCTTCTATGCCCAAACCAAGCACTCAACCCCCAGGTATCACTTTGCAAATTGGTCAAACCTCACCAAAGGAATCTTCAGCAATGCAAGATTCTGATCAAAAATTACTAGACAAATGTGTGGAAATGATTCTAG GAGACATAGAATCATCATCTTGTCAGTCTACACAACAAGAGGTTGCAAACGTTGCCCAAAATGATCTAACTGGACAAAAAGAAGAGGAATCCCAAGACCATCCTTCCAACAATTCAGTTGCAGAA
- the LOC125543231 gene encoding uncharacterized protein LOC125543231 isoform X3: MTNSARRRRKSPSFHKTNSDESCSVDMSDSDVSSQSKSTRNSRRTSSKKLKRAATAEVKQTINWKCDPVKICDIIKQLCPEQLKWIEELGFGSFIDMIECKLPRKLTIWLMKRVDCDSKCLVFRNRKVSIVHAVENLLKLPALDKAVPMPRPGRVRDKPFRGKTKFKSATAGRGESLKEATDMMLTYKEEKDKDKFCSCFMKVILCAYLAPTTGYQINRSYLLGALKDLSDIPRMNWCRFAADYLIDAIRDSRGNKVHNLNVGGCVHILHLIYADLLKSDLVTIPEGYPRIKYVSSVVLEQIDNTGKKKTQDHCKFFESLLDDEKLEIFPTVEDHDDDIDDNAKSTHSMPLVTATISNVPCQEKHKLPQKVVQTSKKRPSDQSIDENLIKRIKKLEDHYTAERQKLITLSKRKLQNNLQQLEIKKTKEMAALVQEEIHKAMLPMNDDARAGSSLHNDDPTLTKGSIGTESPCHSNLDEVVLLSAKSAQCGHQTSTHVDAIPQLTAGTPSSPTFMNEIVQIGTHESPPATNLVNKENVKLDNFHPASSFVGQITQYEPSSSKEIIPTDQIVQAEPAACKDPFMERQETIERQDTFVANVLPASNICAVPHQPDLVPAVIIPTSSFILPNKDGDQVHSHIVEAEKNNIPSEDSSMLKIVGTDVQADTASVVPVSTNITGPGQGYPGDQPESNVFVVEHAKHDSIINVLHEVRNTVTTPTTVDVIPDTDFIAPKSTESASEILVADAHKATNMDSLAHNAASDVIQLQHTDKTTLEDEFQNQSNKQFGNLDVSKNEIESKKDIEIADSHATLKDVADISSPPLSIEIVGDVSIMSVSQMTREYDRMNVPGAATIDTTEHIAASTLHEVSRPEDTDKLIQPQHIVFETSVLPDHRSSSLDVLQIDHSNLLSSMPKPSTQPPGITLQIGQTSPKESSAMQDSDQKLLDKCVEMILGMTTNPPPANDNNQSLSHAINEVLSETLEQTLALAEIETQCTAGDIESSSCQSTQQEVANVAQNDLTGQKEEESQDHPSNNSVAEDTISEI; encoded by the exons ATGACTAATTCCGCACGCCGTCGCCGGAAATCTCCAAGCTTTCATAAAACCAACTCTGATGAAAGCTGTAGTGTGGACATGAGTGATAGTGATGTTTCCTCTCAATCAAAATCAACCAGGAATAGCCGTAGAACATCTTCAAAGAAACTTAAGAGAGCTGCTACCGCCGAAGTTAAGCAG ACCATCAACTGGAAATGCGATCCAGTGAAGATATGCGACATTATAAAACAACTATGTCCAGAACAGCTAAAATGGATAGAAGAATTGGGATTTGGATCATTCATCGACATGATTGAGTGCAAGTTACCAAGAAAGCTAACTATATGGCTGATGAAAAGAGTTGACTGTGACAGCAAGTGTCTAGTATTCAGAAACAGGAAGGTTTCTATAGTACATGCTGTTGAAAACCTGTTGAAGTTACCTGCTCTTGATAAAGCAGTTCCAATGCCCCGTCCCGGTAGGGTTCGTGACAAGCCTTTTAGAGGTAAAACTAAATTCAAGTCTGCTACGGCCGGAAGAGGAGAATCACTAAAGGAAGCGACAGACATGATGCTAACGTACAAAGAGGAGAAAGACAAGGACAAGTTTTGCTCATGTTTCATGAAAGTCATCCTATGCGCCTACTTAGCTCCAACGACTGGttaccaaattaatagaagttacCTGCTAGGAGCTTTGAAGGACTTGAGTGACATACCTCGTATGAATTGGTGTCGTTTTGCTGCTGACTACCTTATCGACGCAATTCGTGACTCAAGGGGAAACAAAGTGCACAACCTGAACGTCGGTGGATGCGTTCATATTCTACAT CTCATATATGCGGATCTACTTAAATCAGATTTAGTAACAATACCCGAGGGTTACCCAAGGATTAAATATGTGAGCTCGGTAGTACTGGAACAAATCGATAATACTGGAAAAAAGAAGACACAAGACCATTGCAAGTTCTTTGAGAGCTTACTA GACGATGAAAAGTTAGAAATTTTCCCAACTGTGGAAGACCATGATGATGATATTGATGATAACGCAAAATCTACACATTCCATGCCACTAGTTACAGCTACTATAAGTAATGTACCTTGCCAAGAGAAACATAAACTTCCGCAAAAGGTAGTACAAACTTCAAAGAAGCGCCCGTCAGATCAATCTATAGATGAG AATTTGATCAAACGGATTAAGAAGCTTGAAGACCACTACACAGCCGAGCGACAAAAGTTGATAACTTTGTCTAAACGCAAGCTTCAAAACAATCTGCAACAGCTTGAAATAAAGAAAACAAAGGAAATGGCAGCCTTGGTCCAGGAAGAGATTCATAAGGCTATGTTACCAATGAATGATGATGCACGTGCAGGAAGTTCTCTGCATAATGATGATCCCACTTTGACCAAAGGAAGTATAGGAACAGAAAGTCCATGTCACTCCAATCTAGATGAAGTTGTTCTGCTTTCTGCCAAGTCTGCTCAATGTGGTCACCAAACTAGCACTCATGTTGATGCCATCCCACAATTGACAGCTGGCACACCTTCATCTCCAACGTTCATGAATGAAATAGTACAAATTGGTACTCATGAATCACCACCAGCAACTAATTTGGTGAACAAAGAAAATGTCAAACTGGACAATTTCCATCCCGCTTCGTCATTTGTTGGTCAGATTACTCAGTACGAGCCTTCTTCTTCTAAAGAAATTATTCCCACCGATCAGATTGTTCAGGCTGAACCTGCTGCTTGTAAAGATCCATTCATGGAAAGACAAGAGACCATAGAAAGACAAGATACTTTTGTTGCCAATGTTCTACCGGCGTCAAATATATGTGCGGTTCCACATCAGCCAGATTTAGTCCCTGCAGTCATCATTCCCACAAGTTCTTTTATCCTTCCAAACAAGGATGGCGACCAAGTCCATTCACATATTGTTGAAGCTGAGAAAAACAACATACCGAGTGAAGATTCATCAATGCTGAAGATTGTTGGTACTGATGTTCAAGCGGACACTGCTTCTGTTGTACCTGTTAGTACTAATATCACTGGGCCTGGACAGGGCTACCCAGGGGATCAACCAGAGAGTAATGTATTTGTTGTTGAACATGCAAAACATGATTCCATAATAAATGTTTTGCATGAAGTACGTAATACCGTTACTACGCCAACAACTGTTGATGTAATTCCGGATACTGACTTCATTGCTCCAAAATCAACAGAATCTGCATCTGAAATACTTGTTGCTGATGCACATAAAGCTACAAATATGGATAGTTTGGCACACAATGCTGCCTCAGATGTTATTCAACTACAACATACAGACAAGACGACACTTGAAGATGAATTTCAGAACCAATCAAATAAGCAATTTGGAAATCTTGATGTCAGCAAAAATGAAATTGAATCGAAGAAAGATATTGAAATTGCTGATAGTCATGCCACTTTAAAAGATGTTGCAGATATTTCTTCACCACCTTTATCCATAGAAATAGTTGGTGATGTATCAATTATGTCAGTCAGTCAAATGACCAGGGAATATGATAGGATGAATGTACCAGGAGCTGCTACTATTGATACTACTGAACATATTGCTGCATCTACGCTACACGAAGTCTCAAGACCTGAAGATACTGACAAGCTTATTCAGCCTCAACATATTGTTTTCGAAACTTCAGTTCTCCCCGACCACAGATCCTCCAGTTTGGATGTTTTGCAGATAGACCATTCAAATTTACTTTCTTCTATGCCCAAACCAAGCACTCAACCCCCAGGTATCACTTTGCAAATTGGTCAAACCTCACCAAAGGAATCTTCAGCAATGCAAGATTCTGATCAAAAATTACTAGACAAATGTGTGGAAATGATTCTAGGTATGACAACGAATCCACCACCTGCAAATGATAACAACCAATCACTAAGTCATGCTATCAATGAAGTGCTCAGTGAAACCTTAGAACAAACTCTTGCACTAGCAGAAATTGAGACTCAGTGCACTGCAGGAGACATAGAATCATCATCTTGTCAGTCTACACAACAAGAGGTTGCAAACGTTGCCCAAAATGATCTAACTGGACAAAAAGAAGAGGAATCCCAAGACCATCCTTCCAACAATTCAGTTGCAGAA GACACAATTTCAGAGATATAG
- the LOC125543231 gene encoding uncharacterized protein LOC125543231 isoform X2: MTNSARRRRKSPSFHKTNSDESCSVDMSDSDVSSQSKSTRNSRRTSSKKLKRAATAEVKQTINWKCDPVKICDIIKQLCPEQLKWIEELGFGSFIDMIECKLPRKLTIWLMKRVDCDSKCLVFRNRKVSIVHAVENLLKLPALDKAVPMPRPGRVRDKPFRGKTKFKSATAGRGESLKEATDMMLTYKEEKDKDKFCSCFMKVILCAYLAPTTGYQINRSYLLGALKDLSDIPRMNWCRFAADYLIDAIRDSRGNKVHNLNVGGCVHILHLIYADLLKSDLVTIPEGYPRIKYVSSVVLEQIDNTGKKKTQDHCKFFESLLDDEKLEIFPTVEDHDDDIDDNAKSTHSMPLVTATISNVPCQEKHKLPQKVVQTSKKRPSDQSIDENLIKRIKKLEDHYTAERQKLITLSKRKLQNNLQQLEIKKTKEMAALVQEEIHKAMLPMNDDARAGSSLHNDDPTLTKGSIGTESPCHSNLDEVVLLSAKSAQCGHQTSTHVDAIPQLTAGTPSSPTFMNEIVQIGTHESPPATNLVNKENVKLDNFHPASSFVGQITQYEPSSSKEIIPTDQIVQAEPAACKDPFMERQETIERQDTFVANVLPASNICAVPHQPDLVPAVIIPTSSFILPNKDGDQVHSHIVEAEKNNIPSEDSSMLKIVGTDVQADTASVVPVSTNITGPGQGYPGDQPESNVFVVEHAKHDSIINVLHEVRNTVTTPTTVDVIPDTDFIAPKSTESASEILVADAHKATNMDSLAHNAASDVIQLQHTDKTTLEDEFQNQSNKQFGNLDVSKNEIESKKDIEIADSHATLKDVADISSPPLSIEIVGDVSIMSVSQMTREYDRMNVPGAATIDTTEHIAASTLHEVSRPEDTDKLIQPQHIVFETSVLPDHRSSSLDVLQIDHSNLLSSMPKPSTQPPGITLQIGQTSPKESSAMQDSDQKLLDKCVEMILGMTTNPPPANDNNQSLSHAINEVLSETLEQTLALAEIETQCTAGDIESSSCQSTQQEVANVAQNDLTGQKEEESQDHPSNNSVAEMENVLIMLVA; the protein is encoded by the exons ATGACTAATTCCGCACGCCGTCGCCGGAAATCTCCAAGCTTTCATAAAACCAACTCTGATGAAAGCTGTAGTGTGGACATGAGTGATAGTGATGTTTCCTCTCAATCAAAATCAACCAGGAATAGCCGTAGAACATCTTCAAAGAAACTTAAGAGAGCTGCTACCGCCGAAGTTAAGCAG ACCATCAACTGGAAATGCGATCCAGTGAAGATATGCGACATTATAAAACAACTATGTCCAGAACAGCTAAAATGGATAGAAGAATTGGGATTTGGATCATTCATCGACATGATTGAGTGCAAGTTACCAAGAAAGCTAACTATATGGCTGATGAAAAGAGTTGACTGTGACAGCAAGTGTCTAGTATTCAGAAACAGGAAGGTTTCTATAGTACATGCTGTTGAAAACCTGTTGAAGTTACCTGCTCTTGATAAAGCAGTTCCAATGCCCCGTCCCGGTAGGGTTCGTGACAAGCCTTTTAGAGGTAAAACTAAATTCAAGTCTGCTACGGCCGGAAGAGGAGAATCACTAAAGGAAGCGACAGACATGATGCTAACGTACAAAGAGGAGAAAGACAAGGACAAGTTTTGCTCATGTTTCATGAAAGTCATCCTATGCGCCTACTTAGCTCCAACGACTGGttaccaaattaatagaagttacCTGCTAGGAGCTTTGAAGGACTTGAGTGACATACCTCGTATGAATTGGTGTCGTTTTGCTGCTGACTACCTTATCGACGCAATTCGTGACTCAAGGGGAAACAAAGTGCACAACCTGAACGTCGGTGGATGCGTTCATATTCTACAT CTCATATATGCGGATCTACTTAAATCAGATTTAGTAACAATACCCGAGGGTTACCCAAGGATTAAATATGTGAGCTCGGTAGTACTGGAACAAATCGATAATACTGGAAAAAAGAAGACACAAGACCATTGCAAGTTCTTTGAGAGCTTACTA GACGATGAAAAGTTAGAAATTTTCCCAACTGTGGAAGACCATGATGATGATATTGATGATAACGCAAAATCTACACATTCCATGCCACTAGTTACAGCTACTATAAGTAATGTACCTTGCCAAGAGAAACATAAACTTCCGCAAAAGGTAGTACAAACTTCAAAGAAGCGCCCGTCAGATCAATCTATAGATGAG AATTTGATCAAACGGATTAAGAAGCTTGAAGACCACTACACAGCCGAGCGACAAAAGTTGATAACTTTGTCTAAACGCAAGCTTCAAAACAATCTGCAACAGCTTGAAATAAAGAAAACAAAGGAAATGGCAGCCTTGGTCCAGGAAGAGATTCATAAGGCTATGTTACCAATGAATGATGATGCACGTGCAGGAAGTTCTCTGCATAATGATGATCCCACTTTGACCAAAGGAAGTATAGGAACAGAAAGTCCATGTCACTCCAATCTAGATGAAGTTGTTCTGCTTTCTGCCAAGTCTGCTCAATGTGGTCACCAAACTAGCACTCATGTTGATGCCATCCCACAATTGACAGCTGGCACACCTTCATCTCCAACGTTCATGAATGAAATAGTACAAATTGGTACTCATGAATCACCACCAGCAACTAATTTGGTGAACAAAGAAAATGTCAAACTGGACAATTTCCATCCCGCTTCGTCATTTGTTGGTCAGATTACTCAGTACGAGCCTTCTTCTTCTAAAGAAATTATTCCCACCGATCAGATTGTTCAGGCTGAACCTGCTGCTTGTAAAGATCCATTCATGGAAAGACAAGAGACCATAGAAAGACAAGATACTTTTGTTGCCAATGTTCTACCGGCGTCAAATATATGTGCGGTTCCACATCAGCCAGATTTAGTCCCTGCAGTCATCATTCCCACAAGTTCTTTTATCCTTCCAAACAAGGATGGCGACCAAGTCCATTCACATATTGTTGAAGCTGAGAAAAACAACATACCGAGTGAAGATTCATCAATGCTGAAGATTGTTGGTACTGATGTTCAAGCGGACACTGCTTCTGTTGTACCTGTTAGTACTAATATCACTGGGCCTGGACAGGGCTACCCAGGGGATCAACCAGAGAGTAATGTATTTGTTGTTGAACATGCAAAACATGATTCCATAATAAATGTTTTGCATGAAGTACGTAATACCGTTACTACGCCAACAACTGTTGATGTAATTCCGGATACTGACTTCATTGCTCCAAAATCAACAGAATCTGCATCTGAAATACTTGTTGCTGATGCACATAAAGCTACAAATATGGATAGTTTGGCACACAATGCTGCCTCAGATGTTATTCAACTACAACATACAGACAAGACGACACTTGAAGATGAATTTCAGAACCAATCAAATAAGCAATTTGGAAATCTTGATGTCAGCAAAAATGAAATTGAATCGAAGAAAGATATTGAAATTGCTGATAGTCATGCCACTTTAAAAGATGTTGCAGATATTTCTTCACCACCTTTATCCATAGAAATAGTTGGTGATGTATCAATTATGTCAGTCAGTCAAATGACCAGGGAATATGATAGGATGAATGTACCAGGAGCTGCTACTATTGATACTACTGAACATATTGCTGCATCTACGCTACACGAAGTCTCAAGACCTGAAGATACTGACAAGCTTATTCAGCCTCAACATATTGTTTTCGAAACTTCAGTTCTCCCCGACCACAGATCCTCCAGTTTGGATGTTTTGCAGATAGACCATTCAAATTTACTTTCTTCTATGCCCAAACCAAGCACTCAACCCCCAGGTATCACTTTGCAAATTGGTCAAACCTCACCAAAGGAATCTTCAGCAATGCAAGATTCTGATCAAAAATTACTAGACAAATGTGTGGAAATGATTCTAGGTATGACAACGAATCCACCACCTGCAAATGATAACAACCAATCACTAAGTCATGCTATCAATGAAGTGCTCAGTGAAACCTTAGAACAAACTCTTGCACTAGCAGAAATTGAGACTCAGTGCACTGCAGGAGACATAGAATCATCATCTTGTCAGTCTACACAACAAGAGGTTGCAAACGTTGCCCAAAATGATCTAACTGGACAAAAAGAAGAGGAATCCCAAGACCATCCTTCCAACAATTCAGTTGCAGAA